In one window of Methanolobus mangrovi DNA:
- the dinB gene encoding DNA polymerase IV, which produces MERVIIHVDMDYFYAAIEEREDPSLKGKAVVVCMYSNRGESGGAVSTSNYIAREAGIRSAMPCKLARSKNPDAVFLPVRKPFYEEVSAKVMEILRSNADSEEAFEKISIDEAFLDITESCKGDYELAEEIGLRIKEEVKSREKITCSVGIGPNKLIAKMASSFRKPDGITVIKPEDAQGFLKPMPVKKLWGIGKVTEDKLSEMGIRTIEDLASYDAMELISVFGKNKGTWLKQAASGVDETPVKERTATDQIGRMASLKHDSRNENMIFSLLNELIDDVISKVKTRKVSFRSVTVTVIFSNFKTSTKSRTLSHVVDDRGILSENAKELMKQFLEESEMNFRRIGIRVDNLQENTGQKSLFDF; this is translated from the coding sequence ATGGAACGTGTGATAATCCATGTGGACATGGACTACTTCTACGCAGCTATAGAAGAGAGGGAAGACCCTTCCCTTAAAGGAAAAGCAGTTGTTGTCTGCATGTATTCCAACAGGGGAGAATCAGGTGGAGCCGTAAGCACATCTAATTATATTGCTAGGGAGGCGGGTATTCGTTCTGCAATGCCCTGCAAACTGGCAAGATCAAAAAACCCTGATGCTGTTTTCCTGCCTGTTCGCAAGCCTTTCTACGAGGAAGTTTCTGCAAAAGTGATGGAGATATTGAGATCCAATGCCGACAGCGAGGAAGCCTTTGAGAAAATAAGTATTGATGAGGCGTTCCTGGATATTACCGAATCCTGCAAAGGTGACTATGAACTTGCAGAGGAAATTGGGCTGCGAATAAAAGAGGAAGTTAAATCCCGTGAAAAGATAACATGTTCTGTAGGTATAGGTCCTAACAAGCTAATTGCCAAAATGGCATCATCTTTCCGAAAGCCTGATGGAATCACTGTAATCAAGCCGGAAGATGCACAGGGATTTCTCAAACCTATGCCTGTGAAGAAATTGTGGGGAATTGGAAAGGTCACGGAAGACAAATTGTCTGAAATGGGTATAAGGACCATTGAAGACCTTGCTTCTTATGATGCCATGGAACTTATCTCTGTTTTTGGGAAGAACAAAGGTACGTGGCTCAAGCAGGCTGCATCAGGTGTTGATGAAACTCCTGTGAAGGAAAGGACAGCAACTGACCAGATAGGCAGGATGGCATCCCTTAAACATGACAGCAGAAATGAGAATATGATATTTTCATTACTGAATGAACTCATAGATGATGTCATAAGCAAAGTCAAAACAAGAAAAGTGTCTTTCCGTTCGGTTACAGTAACTGTTATATTCTCTAACTTCAAAACTTCAACAAAAAGTAGAACGCTAAGTCATGTTGTAGATGACAGGGGTATTCTCAGTGAGAATGCAAAGGAACTGATGAAGCAGTTCCTTGAGGAAAGTGAGATGAACTTTAGGCGTATAGGGATCAGGGTAGATAACCTGCAGGAAAATACCGGACAGAAAAGCCTGTTTGATTTTTGA
- a CDS encoding GNAT family N-acetyltransferase encodes MVNIRSFKEEDNETLLSIERLCPQGNEECAMAVDKEPDITARYELYDNWEIRVAEEDDTTVGWIGWTVKQGPEQKYVYVAEVMVHPDYRRQGIAIKLLREAERAAHDAKVSHIYCYIYEPNEPSMKLVEKLGYIQEKDVRIIAMSAYKKEHIEREYDLARIDGKDLPEAVKLINSYYTGKAHFSPFTAPGFRTYANRVLGYGLENFLVAKWKGKIVACGGFWDSSVLMEMTYTKEPMMWKLMANAYGILRHFISMPRIPAEGEFFKFHSIVDHAFEPEHALAMEEILNYCNNLMFDTKCEFFGAYTDPDDPIIEVMKKFKPMYETMYLYAKPISGKLPDFSSIYVDCRDPIL; translated from the coding sequence ATGGTAAATATCAGATCTTTCAAAGAAGAAGATAACGAAACCCTGCTGAGTATTGAGAGACTGTGTCCTCAGGGAAATGAAGAATGCGCAATGGCAGTTGATAAGGAACCGGATATAACTGCAAGGTACGAACTTTACGATAACTGGGAAATTCGTGTTGCAGAGGAAGATGATACAACTGTAGGCTGGATAGGCTGGACTGTAAAACAGGGTCCCGAACAAAAATATGTTTACGTGGCTGAAGTGATGGTTCATCCGGATTACAGGAGACAGGGAATAGCAATCAAGCTCCTGAGAGAAGCGGAGAGAGCGGCTCATGATGCTAAAGTTTCACATATCTACTGCTATATATACGAGCCAAATGAACCTTCAATGAAGCTTGTTGAAAAGCTGGGATACATTCAGGAAAAGGATGTCAGGATAATTGCAATGTCCGCATACAAGAAAGAGCATATAGAAAGGGAATATGATCTTGCGAGAATTGATGGAAAAGACCTGCCTGAAGCTGTAAAGCTTATTAACAGTTATTACACTGGAAAAGCTCACTTTTCCCCATTTACTGCTCCTGGTTTCAGGACATACGCAAATCGTGTACTTGGATACGGACTTGAGAACTTCCTTGTGGCCAAATGGAAAGGTAAAATTGTCGCATGTGGTGGTTTCTGGGACTCTTCAGTTCTCATGGAAATGACATACACGAAAGAGCCAATGATGTGGAAGCTCATGGCAAATGCCTACGGAATACTCAGACATTTCATCAGTATGCCAAGAATACCAGCTGAAGGCGAGTTCTTCAAATTCCATTCCATAGTTGACCATGCATTTGAACCCGAACATGCACTTGCAATGGAGGAGATACTGAACTACTGCAATAACCTCATGTTCGACACCAAATGTGAGTTCTTCGGGGCATATACAGACCCTGATGACCCGATAATTGAGGTTATGAAGAAATTCAAGCCAATGTATGAAACAATGTACCTCTACGCAAAACCAATTTCAGGAAAGCTACCTGATTTCAGCAGTATCTATGTGGATTGCAGAGACCCGATTCTCTGA
- the cysK gene encoding cysteine synthase A, with product MRIYDDITKTVGNTPLVRLNRITEGCHATVVAKVESFNPLSSVKDRIALNMIETAEKDGCLNKDTVIIEPTSGNTGIGLAFVCAAKGYRLILTMPDTMSIERRKILRLLGAEIVLTPGNKGMNGAISEAERMSKEIPNAFVPHQFMNPANPDIHRRTTAEEIWKDTDGKVDFVVAGVGTGGTITGISEVIKSRKPSFKAIAVEPEDSPVLSGGNPGPHKIQGIGAGFIPDVLNTDIIDEVVRVSNDDSFETARQLAKKEGILAGISCGAALHAALQVAKREENAGKLIVVILPDTGERYLSTALADFEE from the coding sequence ATCCGAATCTATGACGACATTACTAAAACCGTTGGTAATACACCACTTGTGCGCTTGAACAGGATTACTGAAGGATGCCATGCAACCGTAGTTGCAAAAGTGGAATCGTTCAATCCATTGAGTTCTGTCAAGGACCGTATCGCTTTGAACATGATAGAGACAGCTGAAAAGGACGGGTGCCTCAATAAAGATACGGTCATCATAGAGCCAACTTCAGGAAATACCGGGATTGGACTGGCATTTGTCTGTGCCGCAAAAGGGTATCGTCTCATTCTGACCATGCCTGACACAATGAGTATTGAAAGAAGAAAGATACTCAGGTTACTTGGTGCTGAGATCGTCCTGACGCCAGGAAATAAAGGCATGAACGGAGCCATAAGTGAAGCCGAAAGAATGTCAAAAGAGATTCCCAATGCTTTTGTCCCTCACCAGTTCATGAACCCTGCAAATCCTGATATACACCGCCGTACAACGGCTGAGGAGATATGGAAGGACACAGATGGCAAAGTGGATTTTGTCGTGGCCGGTGTCGGTACAGGTGGAACCATTACCGGAATTTCAGAAGTCATCAAATCCCGGAAACCCTCGTTTAAGGCAATAGCAGTTGAACCTGAGGATTCTCCAGTTCTTTCCGGCGGCAATCCCGGTCCACACAAGATACAGGGAATTGGCGCCGGTTTCATCCCTGATGTGCTGAATACGGATATCATTGACGAGGTTGTCAGGGTCAGCAATGATGATTCTTTTGAAACTGCAAGACAGCTTGCAAAAAAGGAAGGAATACTTGCAGGTATCTCATGTGGAGCGGCCCTTCATGCAGCTTTGCAGGTAGCAAAAAGAGAAGAGAATGCCGGGAAACTCATAGTTGTGATATTGCCTGACACCGGTGAGAGATACCTCAGTACAGCACTCGCCGATTTTGAAGAGTGA
- the epsC gene encoding serine O-acetyltransferase EpsC, with protein sequence MGSKSPAEQKRCTILDSMVDNRYRSEIPAIVDMVINSCSEKGCFDHLDAAVIPSKESLIEIIDLIKDILFPGYFGDQTVDRNTLSYHIGNEITDLFSKLSKQITNSIIQECNRYDEDCTDCIDRGQEETLKFLKKIPELRSMLASDIVATFEGDPAAKSYDEIIFSYPGIFAMTVYRSAHQLHRQGISILPRIMTEYAHSIVGIDIHPGARIGKGFFIDHGTGVVIGETCEIGDNVRIYQGVTLGSLSFPKNEKGELIRGEKRHPTIEDDVIIYSNATILGGETRIGARSVIGGNVWITKSVPPDTKVMIEEPRLIFKEKK encoded by the coding sequence ATGGGTAGCAAATCACCAGCAGAGCAGAAAAGATGCACGATACTGGATTCCATGGTCGATAACAGGTACCGGTCAGAAATCCCTGCAATAGTGGATATGGTCATAAACAGTTGCTCTGAAAAAGGATGTTTTGACCATCTGGACGCTGCAGTGATACCATCGAAAGAATCGCTTATAGAAATAATCGATCTGATAAAGGACATTCTCTTCCCCGGATACTTTGGTGACCAGACCGTTGACAGGAACACACTTTCATATCACATCGGGAACGAGATAACCGATCTCTTTAGCAAACTCTCAAAACAAATAACCAACAGCATCATACAGGAATGTAATCGCTATGATGAGGACTGTACAGATTGTATAGACCGCGGCCAGGAAGAGACATTGAAGTTCCTGAAGAAGATCCCTGAATTAAGGTCTATGCTGGCATCGGATATTGTAGCCACATTCGAAGGAGATCCTGCGGCTAAAAGTTATGATGAGATCATTTTCAGTTATCCGGGAATATTTGCCATGACAGTTTACAGGTCAGCACACCAGTTGCACAGGCAGGGAATATCCATACTTCCCCGTATAATGACCGAATATGCCCATAGTATCGTTGGAATTGATATTCATCCTGGCGCCAGAATTGGAAAAGGATTCTTCATTGACCACGGAACCGGTGTTGTCATCGGGGAGACCTGTGAGATAGGGGACAACGTACGTATCTATCAGGGTGTTACCCTCGGTTCCCTTAGCTTTCCAAAAAATGAAAAAGGAGAACTTATCCGCGGGGAAAAAAGGCATCCTACTATAGAAGATGATGTTATAATCTATTCAAATGCAACCATCCTTGGAGGAGAAACAAGGATCGGAGCACGTTCGGTTATCGGAGGAAACGTATGGATAACCAAGTCTGTTCCACCGGACACTAAAGTTATGATTGAGGAACCAAGGCTTATCTTCAAGGAAAAAAAGTGA